A DNA window from Caretta caretta isolate rCarCar2 chromosome 7, rCarCar1.hap1, whole genome shotgun sequence contains the following coding sequences:
- the NPS gene encoding LOW QUALITY PROTEIN: neuropeptide S (The sequence of the model RefSeq protein was modified relative to this genomic sequence to represent the inferred CDS: deleted 1 base in 1 codon), translated as MGIQKAKKAMKQVDTLNTNKELIGNVRNLAIKLRNCTLFRLNFILIIWISTMHLWGCYPTVPSTLSRKSDYCLILLNSCLAKLDRSEELTFLKPFVEKSFIKRSFCNGVGSGIKKTSFQRAK; from the exons ATGGGAATTCAGAAGGCCAAAAAGGCAATGAAACAAGTAGACACATTAAATACTAAT AAAGAACTGATAGGAAATGTGAGAAATTTGGCAATAAAACTGCGTAATTGCAC TCTGTTCAGGTTAaacttcattttaattatttggatCTCAACAATGCACCTGTGGGGGTGTTACCCAACTGTCCCTTCTACG CTGTCCAGGAAATCTGATTACTGTCTCATCCTGCTGAATAGCTGCTTAGCCAAGCTGGACAGGAGTGAAGAATTGACTTTTCTAAAACCTTTCGTGGAGAAGTCTTTCATTAAAAGGTCCTTTTGCAATGGAGTTGGatcaggaatt aaaaaaacttCCTTTCAAAGAGCAAAGTAA